The Candidatus Paceibacterota bacterium genome window below encodes:
- a CDS encoding tetratricopeptide repeat protein produces the protein MNFDWKSRVPLLIGSLLVLLTLAAYWPALNCGFINYDDHQYVVGNPRVHTGLSLENCRWAFNIGYASNWHPLTWLSHMADCQLFGLDPRGHHLMNLIFHLANTLLLFGVLCRMTRAVWPSAMVAALFAWHPAHVESVAWVAERKDLLSTFFFLLTLGAYYAYAQRSAVGGPKSRVWYGTALLLFVLGLMSKPMLVTLPFVLLLLDYWPLNRCAPAEKDPMHKPFLRLLPEKLPFFALAAASCVVTLIAQKRGGAVVPMEVISLDARGWNAVVSYLRYVGKLFWPHDLAVIYPYVYGWPGWLIGLAVVFLLGASWLAILLRRSAPYLPVGWFWFLGALVPVIGLVQVGEQAMADRYTYIPSIGLFMVVCWAVPQLPGSWPLRRPALVMCAMMALAACATATRLQLQHWRTGVALFEHALAVTQRNPIAHATLGLALMDEGKLEDAVAQYEAALQISPNYSLAHNNMGVALARLGRFDQAIVHYRTALQFNPRDPEAHFNLATAFNPSYVDTYTQEEYSGDHRTDAQQAREHYQTALALNPGLTKAYVNWGNLELAVGNPQSAIRHYQDALLIDPLTPLAHLNLGNALAKTGATNEAISAYTRAVEIEPGDALTRLRLANLLASQAEFEKAIPHYQQAIRLDPGHFAASSNLGSALAKLGRYQEAAACFAEAIRIQPGYADAHVNMAKLLAEQGDLDGALKGCFEALRLRPNNPELHRQAALWLSQQGKLQEAAGQFAAVAKLTPAAPGAHYDLGVALVKLGKSEQAVKHFKEALRLKPSWVQAINNLAWILATHEKEQVRNGPEAVSLATRACVLSSYNDARVMGTLAAAYAEAGRFPEAVAAAEQTCELALAAGDQGLAEKTRARLKLYQAGRSCRETGSPAAQ, from the coding sequence ATGAACTTTGACTGGAAGAGTCGCGTGCCGCTGCTCATTGGCTCGCTGCTGGTGCTGTTGACGCTTGCCGCTTATTGGCCGGCCCTCAACTGCGGTTTCATCAATTACGATGACCATCAGTATGTCGTCGGCAACCCCCGCGTTCATACCGGCTTGAGCCTCGAGAACTGCCGGTGGGCCTTCAACATCGGCTATGCGTCCAACTGGCACCCGCTGACCTGGCTGTCCCACATGGCGGATTGCCAGCTCTTTGGATTGGATCCGCGTGGGCATCATCTCATGAATCTGATCTTCCACCTGGCCAACACGCTTCTGCTGTTTGGCGTGTTGTGCCGGATGACCAGGGCGGTTTGGCCGAGTGCGATGGTGGCCGCTTTGTTCGCGTGGCATCCGGCCCACGTCGAATCGGTCGCCTGGGTGGCCGAGCGCAAGGATCTGCTGAGCACCTTCTTTTTCCTCCTCACACTTGGCGCCTACTACGCTTACGCGCAGCGATCCGCAGTCGGCGGTCCAAAGTCCAGGGTCTGGTATGGGACGGCCCTGTTGCTCTTCGTGCTCGGCCTGATGAGCAAGCCTATGCTCGTGACCCTGCCGTTCGTCCTGTTGCTGCTCGACTACTGGCCGCTGAATCGGTGCGCGCCGGCCGAGAAGGACCCGATGCATAAACCGTTCCTCCGGCTGCTTCCGGAGAAGCTCCCCTTCTTCGCGCTGGCCGCGGCTTCATGCGTGGTAACGCTGATCGCGCAGAAACGCGGGGGAGCGGTGGTGCCTATGGAAGTCATTTCCCTCGACGCGCGCGGATGGAATGCGGTGGTTTCCTACCTGCGCTACGTCGGCAAGCTGTTCTGGCCGCACGATTTGGCGGTGATTTATCCCTACGTTTACGGATGGCCCGGGTGGCTGATCGGGCTGGCGGTGGTCTTTTTGCTCGGGGCAAGCTGGCTGGCGATCTTGCTTCGGCGCTCAGCGCCCTATTTACCCGTCGGCTGGTTTTGGTTCCTGGGAGCGCTGGTACCCGTGATTGGGCTGGTTCAGGTGGGGGAGCAGGCGATGGCGGACCGCTATACCTACATTCCCTCTATCGGCCTGTTTATGGTGGTTTGCTGGGCCGTGCCTCAGTTGCCCGGTTCCTGGCCGCTGCGCAGGCCGGCCCTGGTGATGTGTGCCATGATGGCGCTGGCCGCGTGCGCCACGGCGACGCGCCTGCAGTTGCAGCACTGGCGAACTGGCGTCGCCCTGTTCGAGCATGCGCTTGCCGTAACGCAGAGGAATCCCATAGCTCATGCCACGCTGGGGCTCGCTCTGATGGATGAGGGAAAACTCGAAGATGCCGTCGCGCAGTATGAGGCCGCTCTGCAAATCAGCCCAAACTACTCGCTGGCTCATAACAACATGGGGGTGGCGCTGGCGCGCTTGGGGCGCTTTGACCAAGCAATAGTCCATTATCGGACCGCCCTCCAGTTCAACCCAAGGGACCCCGAAGCGCACTTCAATCTGGCCACCGCCTTCAACCCCAGCTATGTGGACACCTACACGCAGGAAGAGTATTCCGGCGATCACCGGACAGATGCCCAGCAAGCCCGGGAACACTACCAAACCGCGCTGGCTCTCAACCCTGGATTAACCAAAGCCTACGTCAACTGGGGGAACCTGGAGCTGGCGGTGGGAAATCCCCAATCGGCCATCCGCCACTACCAGGATGCGCTCCTAATCGACCCCCTCACCCCTCTGGCCCATCTCAACCTGGGGAATGCGCTGGCGAAAACGGGTGCGACCAACGAGGCCATTAGCGCCTACACGAGAGCCGTTGAAATTGAGCCGGGTGATGCTCTAACTCGGCTTCGTCTGGCGAATCTGCTGGCTAGCCAAGCCGAGTTTGAAAAAGCAATCCCGCATTATCAACAGGCAATCAGGCTCGACCCCGGCCACTTCGCAGCCTCCTCCAACCTGGGCAGCGCTCTGGCCAAGCTCGGGAGATATCAGGAAGCTGCGGCGTGCTTTGCCGAGGCCATCCGAATTCAGCCGGGCTACGCGGATGCGCACGTGAACATGGCAAAGCTGCTGGCAGAGCAGGGAGACCTGGACGGAGCGCTCAAGGGGTGCTTCGAGGCGCTACGGCTCCGGCCGAACAACCCGGAGCTTCACCGGCAGGCGGCGCTTTGGCTGTCGCAACAAGGCAAGCTGCAGGAGGCGGCCGGCCAGTTCGCCGCAGTGGCAAAGCTCACGCCTGCAGCGCCAGGCGCGCATTATGACCTTGGCGTGGCCCTGGTCAAACTCGGCAAGAGCGAGCAGGCCGTTAAGCACTTCAAAGAAGCGTTGCGCCTGAAGCCTTCCTGGGTGCAGGCCATAAATAACCTGGCGTGGATTCTGGCCACGCACGAGAAGGAGCAAGTCCGCAACGGACCGGAAGCCGTAAGTCTCGCCACCCGGGCTTGTGTGCTCAGCAGCTACAACGACGCGCGCGTGATGGGGACGTTAGCCGCGGCTTACGCCGAGGCGGGCCGGTTTCCCGAAGCGGTGGCGGCCGCCGAGCAAACTTGCGAACTGGCTCTGGCCGCGGGTGACCAGGGTCTCGCCGAGAAGACCCGGGCGCGCCTCAAGCTCTACCAGGCCGGCAGGTCCTGTCGCGAAACCGGCTCCCCCGCCGCCCAGTGA
- a CDS encoding glycosyltransferase family 39 protein, with translation MHWAVLKLAVSERGARAVLSAVVLAAAGLLLFARLGHYALWDDEALTALSAEGILATGDTTAMVGHNLAAYRGGLCLRGLHDRSTPPLPAYLTAASFALFGKGPWAARLPFALCGLACVSLILWWLYKTDTDWWTWTTASLALIGNVSLFLYARQCRYYAVAILASVVIAFLYLRRDGRRASLWWLALWSCVLFAANYLNYVVLYGCLALDYLVWGRRRQPLKSSDWLVLLAPQILICGMIAIVWNPFQTGISSAYSTTLPLHRLKLFWWNFRDLNTCEFGVGLLLLAGAVLALLPRGEWLRRATLGLLAFVALETLLSPQPVDESTRVADVRYIAPVIPLCIAIGVLAIRAATAKARWLALPLALAAFGTNLLHGGPWLPGGLRSSLAAYAGELRHPPGDPFMAAAAWINANVREFQSVLVEPAFMMYPLMFHAPKPIYAWQLDSPPRGQFANLAPIHFKLAEPPEFIVGFGPFAGRAMTAIRGWNPSLSYQQVATLDQFWMCVYRPELFWRSFKPIENFDREREAIYIFRRRL, from the coding sequence GTGCACTGGGCTGTTCTCAAGCTGGCCGTGAGTGAGCGGGGCGCACGCGCGGTGCTGTCGGCGGTCGTTCTGGCTGCCGCCGGCTTGCTGCTGTTTGCTCGGCTGGGGCATTACGCGTTGTGGGATGATGAGGCGCTGACCGCGCTCAGCGCCGAGGGCATTCTCGCCACGGGTGACACGACAGCGATGGTGGGGCACAACCTGGCTGCTTATCGGGGCGGATTATGCTTGCGCGGCCTGCACGACCGCTCCACACCGCCCTTGCCGGCTTACCTGACGGCGGCGTCCTTTGCCTTATTTGGCAAAGGGCCGTGGGCGGCTCGGCTGCCCTTTGCCCTGTGCGGCTTGGCGTGTGTGAGTCTGATATTGTGGTGGTTGTATAAAACAGACACGGATTGGTGGACGTGGACAACTGCCTCGCTGGCGCTGATCGGGAACGTCTCCTTGTTCCTCTACGCCAGACAGTGCCGGTATTATGCCGTGGCCATCCTGGCCTCCGTGGTAATTGCTTTCCTTTATCTTCGCCGGGACGGCCGACGGGCCAGCCTTTGGTGGCTGGCGTTGTGGTCTTGCGTCTTGTTTGCCGCGAACTACTTGAACTACGTTGTGCTCTACGGATGCCTGGCGCTCGACTACCTGGTCTGGGGCAGGCGACGGCAGCCGCTGAAATCAAGCGACTGGCTGGTCCTGCTTGCCCCCCAAATACTGATTTGCGGCATGATCGCCATCGTATGGAATCCCTTCCAAACCGGTATCAGTTCCGCCTATTCGACCACACTCCCCCTCCACCGGCTGAAGTTGTTCTGGTGGAACTTTCGGGACTTGAACACGTGTGAATTCGGCGTGGGCCTCCTGCTGCTGGCCGGGGCTGTGCTGGCCTTGCTGCCTCGCGGTGAATGGCTGCGGCGAGCGACGCTGGGGTTGCTGGCGTTCGTAGCTCTGGAAACTTTGCTCTCGCCGCAGCCTGTTGATGAATCCACGCGGGTGGCCGACGTCCGGTATATCGCTCCCGTCATCCCGCTCTGCATTGCCATCGGGGTCCTGGCGATCCGGGCGGCGACCGCCAAAGCGCGCTGGCTGGCGCTGCCCTTGGCCCTGGCCGCTTTCGGCACGAACCTGCTCCATGGCGGTCCCTGGCTACCGGGTGGTTTGCGCTCCAGCCTCGCGGCGTATGCCGGCGAACTGCGGCACCCCCCCGGTGATCCGTTCATGGCCGCCGCCGCCTGGATCAACGCGAATGTGCGCGAGTTCCAGTCCGTGCTCGTTGAGCCCGCCTTCATGATGTATCCGCTCATGTTCCACGCGCCCAAGCCGATCTACGCCTGGCAGCTCGACAGCCCGCCGCGGGGCCAGTTCGCCAACCTGGCGCCCATTCATTTCAAACTGGCTGAGCCGCCGGAGTTCATTGTCGGCTTTGGCCCATTCGCAGGCCGGGCAATGACCGCAATCCGCGGTTGGAACCCCAGCCTCTCGTATCAGCAAGTCGCGACGCTGGACCAGTTCTGGATGTGCGTTTACCGCCCGGAGCTCTTCTGGCGAAGCTTCAAGCCCATAGAGAACTTCGACCGGGAACGGGAAGCCATTTACATCTTCCGGCGTCGGCTTTAG
- a CDS encoding N-acetyltransferase: MHPKITIRSETDADANTIAEVTIAAFKTLEVSQHTEQFIIAALRAAKALTLSLVAEADGRVVGHIAFSPVRISDGTRDWYGLGPVSVLPACQKQGIGQALIKEGLSRLKNMDARGCCLVGHPGYYRKFGFANMPGLVVAGDPPEVFFALSFDGHTPQGKVVFHEAFKATDVKG, translated from the coding sequence ATGCACCCTAAGATTACTATCAGGAGCGAAACCGATGCTGATGCAAACACGATTGCGGAGGTCACCATCGCCGCGTTCAAGACCTTGGAGGTCAGCCAGCACACCGAGCAGTTCATTATCGCGGCGCTGCGTGCGGCCAAGGCCCTCACGCTATCGCTCGTCGCAGAAGCGGATGGCCGGGTGGTTGGGCATATTGCTTTCTCTCCGGTGCGCATCTCCGACGGCACCCGAGACTGGTATGGCCTGGGACCGGTTTCGGTGTTGCCGGCCTGCCAGAAGCAAGGCATTGGCCAAGCCCTGATCAAGGAAGGCTTGTCACGATTGAAGAACATGGATGCCCGGGGATGTTGTCTCGTGGGCCATCCTGGCTACTACCGGAAATTCGGGTTTGCCAACATGCCCGGACTTGTGGTTGCAGGCGACCCGCCGGAGGTCTTCTTCGCTCTGTCTTTTGATGGCCACACTCCGCAGGGAAAGGTTGTCTTCCACGAAGCGTTCAAAGCAACTGATGTGAAGGGCTGA
- the hypE gene encoding hydrogenase expression/formation protein HypE — translation MTTPRDFTLSCPFPIQDYPRVLLAHGGGGKLMHQLIGKLFLPAFHNPLVEAQHDATVLEIGGQRVAFTTDSYVVRPLFFPGGDLGSLAVHGTVNDLAMAGARPLYLSAAFIIEEGLPMETLWKIVSSMQHAAQQAGVQIVTGDTKVVDKGKGDGLFINTAGVGLLEHQLKIGPQSVQPGDAILVNGDVGRHGMAIMAVREGLEFESAIESDSAPLAEPVLQLLRAGIELHCLRDLTRGGLTSVLNEITESAGFALQVEEKLIPVREDVRAACEILGLDPLQVACEGRFAAFVPERDAERALAILRAHPASPGACRIGKATDQRSPKVLLKSAIGAQRILDMSSGEQLPRIC, via the coding sequence ATGACTACCCCCCGCGACTTCACCCTCTCCTGCCCGTTCCCGATCCAGGACTACCCGCGCGTGCTGCTCGCGCACGGCGGCGGCGGCAAACTGATGCACCAGCTCATCGGCAAGCTGTTCCTGCCCGCCTTCCACAATCCCCTGGTCGAAGCGCAGCATGACGCCACCGTGCTCGAGATCGGCGGCCAGCGTGTCGCTTTCACCACGGACTCTTACGTCGTGCGCCCCCTCTTCTTCCCCGGCGGCGACCTCGGTTCCCTGGCCGTGCACGGGACGGTCAACGACCTCGCGATGGCGGGGGCGCGCCCGCTCTACCTCAGCGCCGCCTTCATCATCGAGGAGGGCCTGCCGATGGAGACGCTGTGGAAGATCGTCTCCTCCATGCAACACGCCGCTCAACAGGCCGGCGTGCAGATCGTTACCGGCGACACCAAAGTCGTGGACAAAGGCAAAGGTGACGGCCTGTTCATCAATACCGCCGGGGTGGGCCTCCTCGAGCACCAGCTCAAAATCGGCCCGCAAAGCGTCCAGCCCGGCGACGCCATCCTCGTCAACGGCGACGTGGGCCGGCACGGCATGGCGATCATGGCTGTCCGCGAAGGATTGGAGTTCGAGAGCGCCATCGAGAGCGACTCCGCCCCGCTGGCGGAGCCGGTCTTGCAGCTCCTTCGGGCGGGCATCGAGCTCCACTGCCTGCGCGACCTAACCCGCGGCGGGCTGACCAGTGTTCTGAACGAAATCACCGAGTCCGCCGGCTTTGCCTTGCAGGTCGAGGAGAAGCTCATTCCCGTCCGCGAAGATGTCCGCGCCGCCTGCGAAATCCTGGGCCTTGACCCGCTGCAGGTCGCCTGCGAAGGCCGGTTTGCCGCCTTTGTGCCGGAACGGGACGCCGAACGCGCCCTGGCCATCCTGCGCGCGCACCCGGCCAGCCCCGGCGCCTGCCGGATTGGCAAAGCGACCGATCAACGTTCCCCCAAGGTCCTCCTCAAAAGCGCCATCGGCGCCCAACGCATACTCGACATGTCCAGCGGCGAACAGCTGCCGCGCATCTGCTGA
- the hypD gene encoding hydrogenase formation protein HypD has product MKYLDEYRDAEGAHKLAREIARITTRPWSLMEVCGGQTHAIVKFGIDELLPRQITLIHGPGCPVCVTPLELIDKALEIAARPEVIFCSFGDMLRVPGSAADLLSIKAGGGDVRITYSPLDAVKLAEQNPAREVVFFAVGFETTAPATAMAVYQAAQKGLQNFSLLVSHVLVPPAMEGILSAPDRRVQGFLAAGHVCAVMGWEEYIPIAAKHHVPIVVTGFEPLDILQGVLMCVRQLESGRAVVENQYSRAVHQAGNQPAQQLIRQVFQVTPRKWRGIGEIPQSGLGLSEAYRAFDAERKFGVAGLRVEEPTECLSGLVLQGKIKPHECPAFGTRCTPEHPLGATMVSSEGACAAYYRYRREP; this is encoded by the coding sequence ATGAAATACCTCGACGAATATCGCGACGCCGAGGGCGCGCACAAGCTCGCGCGCGAGATCGCCCGCATCACCACGCGCCCGTGGTCGCTCATGGAAGTCTGCGGCGGCCAGACCCACGCCATCGTCAAGTTCGGCATAGACGAGCTGTTGCCCCGGCAAATCACGCTCATTCACGGCCCCGGCTGCCCGGTCTGCGTCACGCCGCTCGAGCTCATTGACAAGGCGCTGGAGATTGCCGCCCGGCCCGAGGTGATCTTCTGCTCGTTTGGGGACATGCTGCGCGTGCCGGGCAGCGCTGCCGACTTGCTGTCCATCAAAGCCGGCGGCGGCGATGTGCGCATCACCTACTCCCCGCTCGACGCCGTAAAGCTGGCCGAGCAAAACCCGGCCCGCGAAGTGGTCTTCTTTGCCGTAGGCTTCGAGACCACCGCCCCCGCCACCGCGATGGCCGTCTATCAGGCGGCCCAAAAAGGGCTCCAGAATTTCTCCCTGCTCGTGTCGCACGTATTGGTGCCTCCCGCTATGGAGGGGATTCTGAGCGCGCCAGACCGCCGCGTGCAGGGTTTTCTGGCCGCCGGCCACGTTTGCGCCGTCATGGGCTGGGAGGAATACATTCCCATCGCCGCAAAGCACCACGTCCCCATTGTCGTGACCGGGTTCGAGCCGCTGGATATCCTGCAAGGCGTGCTGATGTGTGTGCGGCAGTTGGAAAGCGGCCGGGCGGTCGTGGAAAACCAATACAGCCGCGCGGTGCACCAGGCGGGCAACCAGCCCGCGCAGCAGCTGATCCGCCAGGTGTTCCAGGTCACCCCGCGCAAGTGGCGCGGCATTGGCGAAATCCCCCAAAGCGGCCTGGGCCTGAGCGAGGCATACCGGGCGTTCGACGCGGAGCGCAAGTTCGGCGTGGCCGGCCTGCGCGTCGAGGAGCCCACCGAGTGCCTCAGCGGGCTGGTATTGCAGGGCAAGATCAAGCCCCACGAATGCCCCGCCTTCGGCACGCGCTGCACCCCGGAACATCCTCTCGGCGCGACCATGGTCTCCTCCGAAGGCGCCTGCGCCGCCTACTACCGCTACCGCCGTGAACCATGA
- a CDS encoding HypC/HybG/HupF family hydrogenase formation chaperone, translated as MCLAIPGKITSISGEDPMLRTGKVDFGGILKEVSLAYVPEAQLGDYVIVHVGFALSRVDEEEAKQVFEYLRQMQELSELDESAPGRPPAPATGPPAQ; from the coding sequence ATGTGTCTGGCTATTCCAGGTAAGATCACCAGCATCAGCGGCGAAGACCCGATGCTGCGAACCGGCAAGGTGGATTTTGGCGGCATCCTTAAGGAAGTCAGCCTCGCCTACGTGCCCGAAGCCCAGCTCGGCGATTACGTCATCGTCCACGTCGGCTTCGCCCTCAGCCGGGTGGATGAAGAGGAGGCCAAACAAGTGTTCGAGTACCTGCGCCAGATGCAGGAGCTGAGCGAGTTGGACGAAAGCGCGCCCGGCCGCCCGCCCGCGCCGGCCACCGGCCCCCCGGCGCAATGA
- the mutM gene encoding bifunctional DNA-formamidopyrimidine glycosylase/DNA-(apurinic or apyrimidinic site) lyase produces the protein MPELPEVEVLVRHLAPLLNGRTIQAVRVRRAKVLAPLSVREFAQAVRGATFTSLTRRGKYLVFKLRQARRAAPLTLVGHLGMTGRMYLLPATARLPRHAAAVLSLGRENFVFEDTRYFGRLTLDLRGLEKLGPEPLGAEFTVECFGEALRRSRQPIKVRLLDQSLLAGVGNIYASEALFRAGIAPTLPSRRLTKAQVRRLWRALRVVLREAIACGSTVPLNYAGHGTRDGLFYFGRAPGAPDYYEERLRVYDRAGRPCTKCGTPISRRVQAARSTFYCSRCQRA, from the coding sequence GTGCCTGAATTGCCGGAAGTTGAAGTGTTGGTCCGCCACCTGGCGCCGCTGCTGAATGGCCGGACGATTCAAGCCGTTCGTGTGCGCCGGGCCAAGGTGCTGGCACCCCTGTCCGTCCGCGAGTTCGCCCAGGCCGTGCGCGGAGCGACATTCACCAGCCTGACGCGCCGGGGCAAGTACCTCGTATTCAAGCTGCGCCAGGCGCGCCGGGCCGCGCCGCTGACCCTCGTGGGTCACCTGGGCATGACGGGGCGGATGTACTTGTTGCCGGCCACCGCGCGGTTGCCCCGGCACGCCGCTGCCGTGCTGAGCTTGGGCCGGGAGAACTTCGTCTTCGAAGACACACGCTACTTCGGGCGGCTGACACTGGACCTCCGGGGACTGGAGAAACTGGGGCCGGAGCCGCTGGGAGCGGAGTTCACAGTGGAGTGTTTTGGCGAGGCGCTGCGCCGATCCAGGCAGCCGATCAAGGTCAGACTGCTCGACCAATCCCTGCTCGCGGGCGTGGGGAACATCTATGCCAGCGAGGCCCTGTTCCGCGCGGGCATTGCGCCAACGCTGCCGTCGCGGCGCCTGACCAAAGCCCAGGTCAGGCGGCTTTGGCGCGCCCTTCGCGTCGTGCTCCGCGAGGCCATTGCGTGCGGCAGCACCGTCCCCCTGAACTACGCGGGCCACGGCACGCGCGATGGGCTGTTCTATTTCGGCCGCGCACCCGGCGCGCCGGACTATTACGAGGAGCGCTTGCGGGTCTATGACCGGGCGGGCCGCCCCTGCACAAAGTGCGGCACCCCGATCAGTCGCCGGGTCCAGGCGGCCCGCAGCACCTTCTATTGCTCCCGCTGCCAGCGCGCCTGA
- a CDS encoding SDR family oxidoreductase, producing MNHKRKTPSQSQPTSVVTGAAGFLGSHLVDLLLARGHRVIGIDNFVTGSVDNISHLGGNANFKFIEQDVTEFLFLDVPVKFVWHFASPASPIDYLELPIQTLKVGSLGTHKALGLAMNKGARFLLASTSEIYGDPLVHPQTEDYWGNVNPIGPRGCYDEAKRFAEALTVAYHKEHQVETRIVRIFNTYGPRMRLNDGRVVPAFVSQALKHRPITVFGRGQQTRSFCYVSDLIEGIYRLMMGSHVGPVNIGNPAEMTVLEFAKAIIRATNSRSKITFRPLPQDDPRQRRPDITLARKLLGWEPRVPLADGLTKTIEYFRRKI from the coding sequence ATGAACCACAAACGAAAAACTCCCTCCCAATCCCAGCCCACCTCCGTCGTTACCGGTGCGGCAGGTTTCCTGGGTTCGCACCTGGTGGATCTCTTGCTGGCCCGCGGACACAGAGTCATCGGCATCGACAACTTTGTCACCGGCTCCGTGGACAACATCTCCCACCTGGGGGGTAACGCCAATTTCAAGTTCATCGAGCAGGACGTGACCGAGTTTCTCTTCCTGGATGTGCCGGTGAAGTTCGTCTGGCACTTCGCGTCCCCCGCCAGCCCGATTGATTACCTGGAGCTGCCCATACAGACCTTGAAGGTCGGCTCGCTGGGCACGCACAAGGCGCTGGGGTTGGCCATGAACAAGGGGGCGCGCTTCCTGCTCGCCTCAACCTCGGAGATCTACGGCGACCCGCTCGTCCATCCGCAAACCGAAGACTACTGGGGCAACGTGAATCCCATCGGCCCGCGCGGCTGCTACGACGAGGCCAAGCGCTTTGCCGAGGCCCTGACGGTCGCCTACCACAAGGAGCATCAAGTCGAGACCCGCATTGTGCGCATCTTCAACACCTACGGCCCCCGGATGCGCCTCAACGACGGCCGCGTAGTGCCGGCCTTCGTCAGCCAGGCGCTGAAGCATCGGCCGATCACGGTGTTTGGCCGCGGCCAGCAGACCCGCAGTTTCTGCTACGTGTCGGACCTCATTGAAGGTATATACCGGCTCATGATGGGTTCTCACGTTGGGCCGGTGAACATCGGCAACCCGGCGGAAATGACCGTGCTGGAATTCGCCAAGGCCATTATCCGCGCCACCAACTCTCGCAGCAAGATCACCTTCCGACCCCTGCCGCAGGACGATCCCCGCCAACGCCGGCCGGATATCACCCTGGCCAGAAAACTCCTTGGTTGGGAGCCCCGGGTGCCGCTGGCCGACGGTTTGACCAAGACCATCGAATACTTCCGCCGCAAGATCTGA
- a CDS encoding sugar transferase: protein MQIHQLMDACLFALAFWLAYRLRSNLDIIDLFGLRGWDAPFDVYVGLYLILIPAAPLLLEGQGFYARPPFCPRSTTAWMLFKGCCFTTLGLVLAMYLFKIPPVARWIVIWFSFISFGLVFAKEEIVRWLAGTKMAQAQYRRRVILVGTPDETIRMETALKARSEKEVEILARLDLSAAPVERLVEMLHEYSVNSVILSAKHAYFERIEAAIRACELEGVEAWLVADFFKAKISRTSLDDYYGLPILVFRSAPESSWPRMMKHLMDLVGSFVLLISLSWLLVLIAVLIKWTSPGPVLFRQRRSGVNGRPFTLYKFRTMVSNAEQLKHELAAMNEMTGPVFKVTNDPRVTPIGWFLRKFSLDELPQLLNVLRGEMSLVGPRPLPVDEVKQFYDLAHRRRLSVKPGLTCLWQIGGRNKISDFQEWVRLDLEYIDNWSLWLDLKILFRTLPVVLSGEGAK from the coding sequence ATGCAAATCCATCAGTTGATGGATGCCTGCCTGTTCGCGTTGGCTTTCTGGCTGGCTTACAGGTTGCGCTCGAACCTGGACATCATTGATCTGTTCGGCCTGAGGGGGTGGGACGCGCCATTCGACGTCTATGTAGGGCTTTATTTGATTTTGATACCGGCCGCGCCGTTGTTGTTGGAGGGACAGGGTTTTTACGCCCGTCCACCGTTCTGTCCCCGGAGCACGACTGCGTGGATGCTGTTCAAGGGCTGCTGCTTCACCACGCTCGGATTGGTGCTGGCGATGTATTTGTTCAAGATCCCTCCGGTTGCCCGCTGGATCGTGATTTGGTTTAGCTTCATCAGTTTTGGGTTGGTGTTTGCCAAGGAAGAGATCGTGCGATGGTTAGCCGGCACCAAGATGGCCCAGGCGCAATACCGGCGGCGAGTCATCCTCGTCGGCACGCCTGATGAAACGATCCGAATGGAGACGGCGCTAAAGGCAAGGTCAGAGAAGGAAGTGGAAATCCTGGCGCGTCTGGACCTGAGCGCCGCCCCCGTGGAACGTCTGGTGGAGATGCTGCATGAGTACTCCGTCAACAGCGTCATCCTCAGCGCGAAGCACGCCTATTTCGAACGAATCGAAGCCGCGATCCGCGCTTGCGAGCTGGAGGGGGTCGAGGCCTGGCTGGTGGCGGATTTCTTCAAAGCAAAAATCTCACGCACCAGCCTCGATGACTATTATGGCTTGCCAATTCTGGTCTTCCGCTCCGCGCCGGAGTCCTCGTGGCCGCGGATGATGAAGCACTTGATGGATCTCGTAGGATCGTTCGTGCTTCTGATTTCCCTTTCGTGGTTGCTGGTGCTGATTGCCGTGCTCATCAAGTGGACCTCCCCGGGCCCGGTGTTGTTCCGTCAGCGGCGGTCGGGAGTCAACGGCCGACCCTTCACTCTCTATAAATTCCGCACCATGGTCAGCAATGCGGAGCAACTCAAGCATGAGCTGGCCGCGATGAACGAGATGACCGGGCCGGTCTTCAAAGTGACCAACGATCCGAGAGTCACCCCCATCGGGTGGTTCCTCCGCAAGTTCAGTCTGGACGAGCTCCCCCAGCTGTTGAATGTGTTGCGCGGCGAGATGAGCCTGGTAGGCCCGCGCCCGCTGCCAGTGGACGAAGTCAAGCAGTTCTACGATCTGGCACACCGCCGGCGGTTGAGCGTCAAGCCGGGCCTGACCTGCCTTTGGCAGATCGGCGGGCGCAACAAGATTTCCGACTTTCAGGAGTGGGTCCGGTTGGACCTGGAGTACATTGACAACTGGTCGCTGTGGCTGGACCTCAAGATTCTGTTTCGCACCTTGCCGGTCGTGCTGTCCGGCGAGGGCGCAAAGTGA